A part of bacterium genomic DNA contains:
- a CDS encoding NAAT family transporter, translating to MTTLSAAVLLFFVIDPLGNIPLFMTSLKKVEVSRQKQVVLRELIIALFVLMSFLFLGQYFLQLLHLSETALTTSGGIILMIIAIRMIFPSHDKSLREDFDDEPFIVPLAIPYVAGPSAMATSLLLMSKDPSRWLDWTTALFLAWLMAAIIIYFSGYFTRYLGEKGLIAIERLMGMLLITVAVQMLLTGIAEFIRTIMLK from the coding sequence ATGACCACCTTATCTGCTGCGGTGCTGCTATTTTTTGTGATCGACCCACTAGGGAATATCCCGCTTTTTATGACCTCATTAAAAAAAGTGGAGGTCTCAAGGCAAAAGCAAGTTGTATTACGCGAATTAATCATTGCTCTATTTGTTTTAATGAGTTTCTTGTTCTTGGGGCAGTATTTCTTGCAGCTACTGCATCTTTCAGAGACCGCGTTAACAACCTCGGGTGGGATAATTTTAATGATTATTGCTATCCGTATGATTTTCCCTAGCCACGATAAGTCTCTGAGAGAAGACTTTGACGATGAGCCATTTATTGTGCCGCTAGCAATTCCCTATGTGGCTGGACCTTCTGCGATGGCAACATCGCTACTGCTTATGAGTAAAGATCCTTCACGTTGGCTGGATTGGACTACCGCGCTTTTTCTTGCTTGGCTAATGGCTGCAATTATTATTTACTTTTCTGGGTATTTCACTCGCTACTTAGGCGAGAAGGGTTTAATCGCGATTGAACGTTTAATGGGCATGCTTTTGATCACAGTTGCCGTGCAAATGCTTTTAACAGGCATTGCAGAATTCATTAGAACAATAATGCTTAAATAG
- a CDS encoding HD domain-containing protein, with protein sequence METKIKYFIGKLIEDPRTAKLALVLGSSSKLSLVGGCVRDALQHLGSRDLDFASALSVGELESCLSSAQIQTYQTGLKHETLTVLPYPGLPPVEITTFRGPTRSLEEDLLLRDFTINAIALDPWTGKLTDPASGQEDLAGKIIRAVGNPLKRFEEDPLRIMRAVRFACKNGFTLDSLTWHAAIKLVDSLKTVSIERIRDEFSRILISDRPNHGLELLAEARVLALLFPEIEAMRGCEQNKFHKADVFYHTLEVVARTEPEIILRLAALFHDISKPETLSIGIDGERHFYRHEYVGASRVKEILTRLRFSNHEIETVSNLVETHMRPLDCKAPGLRRILRDTGDHYKTWRALKEADLRSCNFTQAEVSAMLAEFDENMLQVQKEPSVSPLSALALRGGDLLELGVPFGPRIGEILRALHEKVLDDPTLNERETLLKIAESLLP encoded by the coding sequence GTGGAAACAAAAATTAAATACTTTATCGGCAAACTTATTGAAGATCCCCGCACAGCCAAATTAGCGCTGGTGCTCGGGTCTAGCTCCAAGCTTTCACTCGTCGGAGGCTGCGTAAGAGATGCCCTACAACATCTTGGCTCACGTGATTTAGATTTTGCCTCCGCCTTATCTGTTGGCGAGTTAGAATCATGCTTAAGTTCAGCTCAAATTCAAACTTATCAAACAGGACTCAAGCATGAAACCTTGACAGTCTTACCCTACCCAGGACTTCCGCCAGTAGAAATAACAACATTTCGCGGCCCGACCCGTAGCTTAGAAGAAGATCTTTTACTTAGAGATTTTACTATTAACGCAATCGCCCTCGACCCGTGGACAGGTAAACTCACTGACCCAGCAAGTGGGCAGGAAGATCTCGCTGGTAAAATTATTCGCGCTGTCGGCAATCCGCTTAAGCGTTTCGAGGAAGACCCATTAAGAATTATGCGCGCGGTACGCTTTGCCTGCAAGAACGGCTTTACACTTGATAGTTTAACTTGGCATGCGGCGATTAAACTAGTCGATTCTCTGAAAACAGTTAGCATTGAACGCATCAGAGATGAATTCTCAAGAATCTTAATTTCCGATCGCCCTAACCATGGACTCGAACTCCTTGCCGAGGCTCGCGTGCTTGCCTTACTTTTTCCAGAAATTGAAGCGATGCGCGGTTGTGAACAAAATAAATTTCACAAGGCCGATGTCTTTTACCATACACTTGAAGTTGTTGCGCGTACGGAGCCAGAAATAATCTTGCGCCTTGCAGCACTCTTTCATGATATTTCCAAACCAGAGACCTTAAGCATTGGCATAGACGGTGAAAGGCATTTTTATAGACATGAATATGTCGGCGCCAGTCGCGTCAAGGAAATTCTTACTCGCCTTCGTTTCTCTAACCATGAAATCGAAACGGTAAGTAATCTTGTCGAGACGCACATGCGACCACTGGATTGTAAGGCGCCTGGACTACGCCGGATTTTACGTGACACGGGTGACCATTACAAAACCTGGCGCGCTCTGAAGGAGGCTGATTTACGTTCTTGTAATTTTACCCAAGCAGAAGTGTCAGCGATGCTTGCTGAATTTGACGAAAATATGTTGCAAGTTCAAAAAGAGCCAAGCGTCTCCCCTCTTTCTGCGCTCGCGCTTCGTGGTGGAGATTTACTCGAGCTTGGCGTTCCTTTTGGACCAAGAATCGGAGAAATTTTGCGAGCGCTGCATGAGAAAGTGTTAGATGACCCAACACTAAACGAGCGTGAGACCTTATTGAAGATCGCTGAATCCTTACTTCCCTAG
- a CDS encoding putative DNA-binding domain-containing protein, whose amino-acid sequence MKEVASKESSQLRDLQRAFASFVFEELTDQQRIKPTDSAGQNTAELAASLVKPNSRLTSLERVEIYNRQYWFRLIDCIYEDFPGVHALLGDDSFYQTVIDYLKIYPSRSYSLRDLGINFSAFLLANCDSREIFTAAAQLASLEWAQIVAFDAAHHEPLQQTDLVNQDISALTLNLQPHITLLRLDYPFDDFVLALRNGRLDQITKSYSEASTGQLEATAVTQRMLPEREDVYLAVHRVEFTVYYKRLRDYEFRILSEIRDHKVISQIFASPELSAIDPVSVQSSFAEWQSLGWFYQEKNIS is encoded by the coding sequence ATGAAAGAGGTAGCAAGCAAAGAATCTTCTCAACTTAGAGATTTGCAACGCGCGTTTGCAAGTTTTGTTTTTGAAGAATTGACGGACCAGCAAAGAATAAAACCTACAGATAGCGCTGGTCAGAATACTGCTGAGCTTGCAGCTTCACTGGTTAAACCGAATTCTAGACTAACAAGTCTAGAGCGGGTTGAGATTTATAATCGCCAGTATTGGTTTAGATTAATCGACTGCATTTATGAAGACTTCCCAGGAGTGCATGCACTCTTAGGAGATGATTCGTTTTACCAAACAGTGATTGATTATTTAAAGATTTATCCTTCTCGGTCATATTCATTGCGTGATTTAGGGATAAACTTCTCGGCGTTTCTTTTAGCAAATTGCGATAGCCGTGAAATCTTTACTGCTGCCGCTCAGCTTGCAAGTCTTGAATGGGCCCAGATTGTTGCTTTTGATGCTGCGCATCACGAGCCGCTCCAGCAAACTGACCTAGTAAATCAAGATATTTCTGCATTGACTTTAAACTTACAGCCGCACATTACATTACTGCGCCTAGATTATCCTTTTGACGATTTTGTTCTTGCCTTGAGAAATGGCAGACTGGATCAGATTACGAAATCGTATTCTGAGGCAAGCACGGGGCAGCTTGAAGCTACTGCAGTCACTCAGCGTATGCTTCCTGAAAGAGAAGACGTTTATCTAGCGGTGCACAGGGTAGAGTTTACGGTTTACTATAAGCGACTTCGAGATTATGAATTTCGAATTCTCTCTGAAATTCGTGACCATAAAGTAATCAGTCAAATCTTTGCCAGTCCTGAATTATCTGCGATTGACCCAGTTAGTGTGCAGTCTTCATTTGCAGAATGGCAAAGTCTGGGGTGGTTTTATCAAGAAAAGAACATAAGCTGA
- the ftsZ gene encoding cell division protein FtsZ: protein MSENKNNSTSTIETKTNEAKQGEVKLAQTIHVSGTSTPTRSPFSNFADDGRDYSNDPLGARIKVIGIGGAGGNAVNNMIKLGLKGVEFIAANTDAQALKSSSAESKLQLGLALTKGLGAGANPLVGEGAAKESIEDIKQALAGADMVFVTAGMGGGTGGGGAHVVAQIAKEMGALTVGVVTKPFLFEGKRRMTNADAGIEALKREVDTLITIPNQRLLSIAGRNTTLLDTFRMADNVLYQAVRGISDLILFEGLVNVDFADVKAVMSEMGMAMMGTGEGHGENRAVEAAEKAVSSPLLEDISIHGAKGVLINVTAGPDVTLQEINEAAQLIHSEAHDDANIIWGMVIDPELKDVVRVTVIATGFGDVAQRRPSIPTASVTPRLDTRAGERDLDVPTFVRQQRENFDEMMKRKRMQAQAMPSGEEDEKYEIPTFLRRQVD from the coding sequence ATGTCTGAAAATAAAAATAACTCCACTTCAACCATTGAGACAAAAACAAACGAGGCAAAACAGGGTGAAGTAAAACTTGCTCAGACAATTCATGTCTCCGGCACGTCAACGCCGACACGCTCGCCATTCAGTAATTTTGCTGATGATGGACGCGACTATAGTAATGATCCACTCGGTGCGCGCATTAAGGTTATCGGTATTGGTGGCGCAGGCGGTAATGCCGTTAATAATATGATCAAACTTGGCTTGAAGGGTGTAGAATTTATTGCTGCGAACACTGATGCGCAAGCTTTGAAGTCATCTAGCGCTGAATCAAAGCTACAACTCGGATTGGCCTTAACTAAGGGCTTGGGTGCAGGTGCAAATCCACTCGTTGGAGAAGGCGCAGCCAAGGAAAGCATTGAAGACATTAAGCAGGCCCTTGCTGGAGCAGACATGGTGTTTGTCACAGCTGGAATGGGCGGTGGAACTGGCGGTGGTGGAGCTCATGTCGTCGCGCAAATCGCTAAAGAAATGGGAGCACTGACTGTTGGTGTAGTAACTAAACCGTTTCTTTTTGAAGGCAAACGCCGCATGACTAATGCTGACGCTGGCATTGAAGCGCTCAAGCGCGAAGTTGATACATTGATTACCATTCCTAACCAACGCTTACTCTCGATTGCCGGACGCAATACAACTTTGTTGGATACATTCCGCATGGCGGACAATGTGCTCTATCAAGCGGTGCGCGGTATTTCAGATCTGATTTTATTTGAAGGTCTTGTTAACGTTGACTTTGCTGACGTTAAGGCTGTGATGAGTGAAATGGGTATGGCGATGATGGGAACTGGCGAAGGTCATGGTGAGAACCGTGCCGTTGAAGCCGCAGAAAAAGCAGTATCTAGTCCATTGCTTGAAGATATTTCAATCCATGGTGCTAAGGGCGTGCTCATTAATGTGACTGCAGGTCCAGATGTAACGCTGCAAGAAATCAACGAAGCTGCACAATTAATTCACAGCGAAGCACATGATGACGCAAACATCATTTGGGGTATGGTGATTGACCCAGAGCTTAAAGATGTTGTGCGCGTGACTGTAATTGCCACTGGTTTTGGTGATGTCGCTCAGCGCCGTCCATCAATTCCTACTGCAAGCGTAACTCCTCGATTAGATACACGTGCAGGTGAGCGCGATTTAGATGTGCCGACTTTTGTACGTCAACAGCGCGAAAATTTCGACGAAATGATGAAGCGTAAGCGGATGCAAGCACAAGCTATGCCTAGTGGAGAAGAAGATGAAAAATACGAAATTCCTACTTTTCTACGCCGACAAGTTGACTAG
- the rpmI gene encoding 50S ribosomal protein L35, producing the protein MPKMKTHRGAAKRLWTTGSGKVKRAKAGKRHILTNKNRKRKRNLRQTTEVSSANRKDANRLLPYGN; encoded by the coding sequence ATGCCAAAGATGAAAACACACCGAGGCGCGGCAAAGCGTCTCTGGACCACTGGAAGTGGAAAAGTAAAGCGTGCCAAGGCTGGTAAGCGTCACATTCTCACGAACAAGAATCGTAAGCGTAAACGCAATTTAAGGCAGACTACCGAAGTCAGCAGTGCGAATCGCAAGGATGCAAACCGCCTATTACCGTACGGCAATTAA
- the ftsA gene encoding cell division protein FtsA has translation MAQKSNIVVGLDIGTTKIAVVVAERTSSSKSESKLDIIGVGTHPSTGLRKGVVINIEATVNSIRRAVEEAQIMAGCQISSVYAGIAGSHIKSFNSHGIVAVKNKEVTPKDVERVIDAARAIPIPPDREVLHILPQEYIVDDQDGIRDPIGMAGVRLEAKVHIVTGSVSSAQNIVKCANRVGLNVLDIVLEPLASAEAVLSPEEKELGVAMIDIGGGTTDITIFHDGAVKHTAVLPIGGNHLTADIAAGLRTPTSSAEAIKKKYGCALASLVANGEMVDVPLTGGREPRSMTRQALAEIIQPRAEEIFTLTHRELLRSGLDELLSGGVVICGGSSLLEGTAELAEQILNIPVRKGSPTGVGGLIDVVNSPAYATGVGLVLYGAQEGEYEALKISHDQSLFTKVKARMIEWFADHF, from the coding sequence GTGGCTCAAAAATCTAACATTGTTGTCGGCTTAGACATTGGAACAACCAAAATTGCCGTTGTAGTAGCCGAGCGTACTAGCTCTAGTAAGTCTGAGAGCAAACTCGATATCATAGGTGTGGGCACACATCCCTCAACAGGACTTCGTAAGGGAGTTGTGATTAACATTGAGGCCACCGTTAATTCAATTAGGCGTGCAGTTGAAGAAGCGCAAATTATGGCGGGCTGCCAAATTTCTAGCGTCTATGCTGGCATTGCCGGCAGTCACATCAAGAGTTTTAATAGTCACGGAATTGTTGCTGTCAAAAACAAGGAAGTCACACCAAAAGATGTCGAGCGCGTAATTGATGCAGCGCGCGCGATTCCGATCCCACCGGACAGAGAAGTTTTACATATCCTCCCACAAGAATATATAGTGGACGATCAGGATGGCATTCGTGATCCGATCGGCATGGCTGGAGTGCGCCTTGAAGCTAAAGTGCATATCGTCACGGGTTCCGTTTCTAGTGCGCAAAATATTGTAAAGTGCGCAAATCGAGTTGGTTTGAATGTATTAGACATTGTGCTCGAGCCGCTTGCATCAGCAGAAGCTGTGCTTTCACCTGAAGAGAAAGAACTTGGCGTTGCGATGATTGATATTGGTGGTGGCACAACCGATATCACGATCTTTCACGACGGCGCAGTGAAACACACTGCAGTACTACCTATTGGCGGCAACCATTTAACCGCTGATATCGCTGCAGGGTTAAGAACTCCAACTTCATCAGCAGAGGCGATTAAGAAAAAATACGGCTGTGCACTTGCTTCACTAGTTGCCAATGGTGAAATGGTTGACGTGCCTTTAACTGGTGGCCGTGAACCGCGCAGCATGACTCGCCAAGCTCTAGCTGAAATCATCCAACCACGCGCCGAGGAGATTTTCACTTTAACTCACCGTGAACTGCTACGTTCTGGCCTAGATGAATTATTATCAGGCGGGGTAGTAATTTGTGGTGGAAGTTCTTTACTTGAAGGCACTGCTGAACTCGCTGAACAGATCCTCAATATCCCAGTGCGCAAAGGATCGCCAACGGGCGTGGGCGGATTGATTGATGTGGTCAATTCACCAGCTTATGCAACTGGCGTGGGGCTAGTGCTTTACGGTGCTCAAGAAGGCGAATATGAAGCCTTGAAAATAAGTCACGATCAGTCGCTCTTTACTAAAGTTAAAGCACGAATGATCGAGTGGTTTGCTGATCACTTCTAG
- a CDS encoding thioredoxin domain-containing protein: MTLRLRFLAILGILISLVLLWEHNQVKYGLSSGNLSFCHLNEIVDCSAIAKSQYSEIFGIPNPVLAVVTYIFILLGLQRYRADTQRQFNFACFWSYLLIFATVVFAIISFVIIKKICIFCTFIYVVNLTFAAVVIKWKRENLQVERPRLSELLITGLSAVEAKTTFLSVIASIIFGIICVGSLTYFSNQLALAYVDINSHKELHDSRLALEHWLNTPPSQELKIDDQRDFYKGDVDAPVEIVMFSDFECPGCRKLSGFFDDLIEEYKTKVKFIYKNFPLHQECNPNLTTLMHPQACYFAELARCAGRERPDYFWEIYAAIIADSVNENNATQVLSSIGANPTQVLKCVNDHEEIQQVISDAKLGGDIGVNSTPTVFINKIKIEIPFTPESIKLIVDSLAKSKR, encoded by the coding sequence ATGACGTTACGACTTCGTTTTCTTGCAATTCTCGGGATCCTTATAAGCCTCGTACTGTTATGGGAACATAACCAAGTTAAATATGGCTTGTCTTCAGGTAATCTATCATTCTGCCATTTAAATGAAATAGTCGATTGTTCCGCAATAGCAAAGAGCCAATATTCAGAGATTTTTGGCATTCCAAATCCTGTGCTCGCAGTCGTTACGTATATTTTTATTTTACTTGGTCTGCAGCGCTATCGTGCGGATACTCAAAGGCAATTTAACTTTGCTTGCTTTTGGAGTTACCTACTCATTTTCGCGACAGTGGTTTTTGCTATAATTTCATTCGTAATCATCAAAAAAATCTGCATTTTCTGTACATTTATCTATGTTGTTAATCTTACCTTCGCGGCTGTTGTCATCAAATGGAAAAGGGAAAATCTACAAGTTGAGAGGCCCAGGCTAAGTGAACTGCTGATCACAGGCTTATCAGCTGTCGAAGCAAAAACGACTTTTCTCTCAGTAATTGCTTCAATTATCTTCGGAATAATCTGCGTAGGTTCGCTAACGTATTTTTCAAATCAACTCGCCTTAGCATATGTCGATATAAATAGTCATAAAGAGCTGCATGATAGCCGCTTAGCTCTTGAGCATTGGTTGAATACGCCTCCGAGTCAAGAATTAAAAATCGACGATCAACGTGATTTTTATAAAGGTGACGTAGATGCGCCAGTTGAAATTGTAATGTTTAGCGACTTTGAATGTCCTGGATGTAGAAAACTTTCTGGTTTTTTTGATGACCTGATTGAAGAATATAAAACTAAAGTAAAATTTATTTATAAGAATTTTCCCTTACATCAAGAGTGTAATCCAAATCTGACAACGCTAATGCATCCGCAGGCGTGCTACTTTGCTGAGCTAGCACGATGTGCAGGACGTGAAAGGCCCGACTATTTCTGGGAAATTTATGCTGCGATCATTGCAGATAGTGTGAATGAAAATAACGCCACTCAGGTATTGTCTAGTATCGGAGCAAATCCCACTCAAGTTTTAAAGTGCGTGAATGACCACGAGGAGATTCAGCAGGTCATTAGCGATGCTAAGCTTGGTGGCGATATTGGGGTGAACTCAACACCGACAGTGTTTATTAATAAAATTAAGATCGAGATTCCTTTTACGCCAGAAAGCATTAAGTTGATTGTTGATAGCCTAGCTAAATCTAAGCGCTAG
- a CDS encoding HNH endonuclease — MREGGKNFELTLLLNSSYEPLKVIHWQRALTLSFLGKAEVVEEYDRKIHAVSLSIKMPAVIRLLKYVTLSRRRPPLTKMNILARDNFRCQYCHSTLNYRSATLDHVVPRSQGGSTNWSNIVSACADCNRKKGSRTPQEAHMMLARRPVQPEWLPLISFKLNHRLPEAWLLFLPV; from the coding sequence ATTAGGGAAGGGGGAAAGAACTTCGAGTTAACTCTGCTACTCAATTCTAGTTATGAACCGCTTAAGGTTATTCATTGGCAGCGTGCCCTGACGCTTAGTTTTCTTGGAAAAGCTGAAGTAGTTGAAGAATATGACCGCAAAATTCATGCGGTGTCGTTATCGATTAAAATGCCCGCTGTGATTAGATTGCTAAAATATGTGACCTTAAGTCGCCGGCGACCACCTCTTACGAAAATGAATATCTTGGCGCGTGATAATTTTCGCTGCCAATATTGTCACAGCACTTTGAATTACCGTTCTGCCACATTGGACCATGTAGTTCCTCGTTCACAAGGCGGATCGACCAATTGGTCAAATATTGTCTCAGCATGTGCAGATTGCAATCGAAAAAAGGGAAGTCGCACCCCGCAGGAAGCGCATATGATGTTGGCGCGAAGACCAGTGCAACCAGAGTGGTTGCCGCTAATCAGCTTTAAGCTTAATCACCGTTTGCCTGAGGCTTGGTTGTTGTTTTTGCCTGTTTAG
- a CDS encoding flippase-like domain-containing protein: MSKKHLTFAVSLIVSCVLIVALFWNVEWEKFWQVIGTVSYPRLIPFVICGALAFPLRALRLKYLLPKSDLSFSTLHAANAVGILASVMLPFRAGEFVRPALLQKTGRISFTGALASSVTERIFDILALLVVFSIALGGRANLPELAERGVQVLVVLVSCAGLFVLLGYFKANLILKSAQTVLKFAPLGLRSKLLKLVEDFLQGLGGVGSLRALIAAILLSLVIWVLYSIKYYFGFSAFDAQAPLGTGFALSSMIGIAVAVPAAPGFVGTYQAGSVAAVSGIYGYNREIALGFAILTHVLELCVLVMVGGAEYFRSRKLNLGKNQ; encoded by the coding sequence ATGAGTAAAAAACATCTTACATTTGCAGTCAGTCTAATAGTTAGCTGCGTTCTAATTGTTGCTTTATTTTGGAATGTCGAGTGGGAAAAGTTCTGGCAAGTTATAGGAACAGTATCATATCCACGGCTGATCCCATTTGTGATTTGTGGCGCTCTGGCATTTCCCCTGCGGGCATTGCGCTTAAAATATCTACTGCCGAAATCCGATTTATCATTTTCAACACTACATGCAGCCAATGCCGTTGGTATTCTAGCGAGTGTAATGTTGCCCTTTCGCGCCGGTGAGTTTGTGCGTCCAGCACTTCTGCAGAAGACTGGAAGAATTAGTTTTACAGGTGCTCTTGCTTCAAGTGTAACGGAGCGAATCTTTGATATTTTGGCGCTACTTGTAGTTTTTAGCATTGCCTTGGGTGGTAGAGCGAATCTTCCAGAGTTAGCAGAGCGAGGCGTCCAGGTATTAGTTGTGCTTGTTAGTTGCGCCGGTCTTTTTGTGCTGCTTGGATATTTCAAGGCTAATTTAATTCTTAAATCAGCGCAGACTGTGCTCAAATTTGCACCACTCGGATTGAGGTCTAAATTACTAAAGTTAGTCGAGGATTTTTTACAAGGCTTAGGCGGAGTGGGGTCATTGCGGGCGTTAATTGCTGCAATACTGTTGTCGCTCGTGATTTGGGTTTTATACAGCATTAAGTATTACTTTGGATTTTCTGCATTCGATGCTCAGGCGCCGCTTGGGACGGGATTTGCATTGAGCTCAATGATTGGAATTGCCGTGGCAGTTCCTGCTGCCCCAGGGTTTGTGGGCACCTATCAAGCCGGTAGCGTCGCTGCAGTATCCGGGATTTATGGTTACAATCGTGAAATTGCTTTAGGTTTTGCAATACTTACGCATGTGCTTGAGCTTTGCGTATTAGTTATGGTCGGTGGAGCGGAGTATTTTCGTTCTCGAAAACTGAATCTCGGCAAAAATCAATAA
- a CDS encoding DUF692 domain-containing protein, translating into MPANRHNGFTELGVGLGLRIPHYDHILEKKPVCGWFEIISENYMVKGGRPLAVLDKILEHYQVVQHGVSLYFGSTDRYDRTHLSQLKALVRRTNTKFLSDHLCWGSIDGTYTHDLLPLPYTFSAVKNTVERIKYIRDFLEVPICVENVSSYAEFNESQMTEWEFLQEVAEKADCGILLDVNNIYVSSKNHEFNVLDYLNGLDLSRVGQIHLAGHRDFGSYLLDTHDQPVCDPVWELYAELIRRIGPTNTLLEWDANIPTFEEVYQEASKAEKFLQSSLKSVALKDAHVEAGAE; encoded by the coding sequence ATGCCTGCAAATCGTCATAATGGGTTTACCGAACTAGGTGTCGGGCTGGGGTTACGAATTCCGCATTATGATCATATTCTCGAGAAAAAGCCTGTTTGTGGTTGGTTTGAGATTATTTCTGAGAATTACATGGTCAAAGGCGGAAGACCTTTGGCTGTGCTTGATAAAATTCTCGAGCACTATCAAGTCGTCCAGCACGGCGTTTCCCTATATTTCGGATCAACCGATCGTTACGACAGAACTCACCTAAGTCAACTTAAAGCACTGGTGCGGCGGACCAATACTAAATTTTTATCAGATCATCTCTGCTGGGGCAGTATCGACGGAACTTACACTCACGATTTATTGCCCTTGCCCTACACATTTTCGGCTGTCAAAAACACAGTCGAGCGAATTAAGTACATTAGAGATTTTCTCGAAGTTCCAATTTGCGTTGAAAATGTAAGTTCTTATGCTGAGTTTAATGAATCGCAAATGACAGAGTGGGAATTTCTGCAAGAAGTAGCTGAGAAAGCTGATTGTGGGATTTTACTCGACGTAAACAACATTTATGTTTCATCTAAGAATCATGAATTTAATGTTTTGGACTATTTAAACGGCTTAGATTTAAGCCGCGTTGGGCAAATTCATCTGGCTGGTCACAGAGATTTTGGTAGCTATTTACTTGATACGCATGACCAACCGGTCTGTGATCCAGTTTGGGAATTGTATGCCGAGTTAATTCGTAGAATCGGACCAACGAACACTTTACTCGAATGGGATGCAAATATTCCAACGTTCGAAGAGGTATATCAAGAGGCTTCAAAGGCAGAGAAATTTCTGCAGTCCTCTTTAAAAAGCGTAGCCTTAAAAGATGCTCACGTCGAAGCTGGGGCAGAATGA
- a CDS encoding Mrp/NBP35 family ATP-binding protein, with product MIAQKIIAVASGKGGVGKSTIAVNLAVALANFEKLRVGLLDIDFYGPSIPTMMGGGEIQANHEGKFIPPLKHGVKYMSLAFFLKNPDDAVVWRGPMFGKAIQQLLQDVEWGGIDVLVVDMPPGTGDAQLSMSQLVKMSGVVMITTPQEVSLVDVRRAINMFAKVDVPVLGIIENMAGLKLPNGEVLEVFGSGGGKELAAQYHTPFFGSLPLEIAVRENSDSGRPFVLQDSSEAALKMREVSKIVLATLENQARPQVEIVN from the coding sequence ATGATCGCGCAAAAAATTATTGCAGTAGCAAGTGGTAAGGGCGGGGTTGGCAAGTCTACTATTGCTGTGAACTTGGCTGTGGCGCTAGCGAATTTCGAAAAGCTTCGAGTTGGTCTCCTAGATATTGATTTCTATGGACCAAGTATCCCGACAATGATGGGTGGTGGAGAAATTCAGGCAAATCATGAGGGCAAGTTTATTCCGCCGTTAAAGCACGGTGTGAAATATATGTCGCTGGCGTTTTTTCTTAAAAATCCCGATGACGCGGTTGTTTGGCGCGGTCCGATGTTTGGTAAGGCGATTCAGCAATTACTTCAAGATGTGGAATGGGGTGGCATTGACGTACTGGTAGTTGATATGCCCCCAGGTACAGGTGATGCTCAGCTTTCGATGTCTCAACTCGTAAAAATGTCTGGCGTGGTGATGATAACTACTCCTCAGGAAGTCTCTCTTGTCGATGTGCGTCGTGCGATTAATATGTTTGCAAAAGTAGATGTGCCGGTGTTGGGCATAATCGAAAATATGGCCGGATTAAAGCTTCCTAACGGTGAAGTTCTAGAAGTTTTTGGAAGCGGCGGCGGCAAGGAACTTGCTGCGCAATATCATACGCCATTTTTTGGATCACTACCGCTAGAAATTGCAGTGCGCGAGAACTCTGATTCAGGCAGGCCCTTTGTCTTGCAGGATAGTTCTGAGGCGGCGCTTAAAATGCGTGAAGTAAGCAAAATTGTTTTAGCTACGCTAGAAAATCAAGCTCGACCCCAGGTTGAAATTGTAAATTAA
- a CDS encoding prepilin-type N-terminal cleavage/methylation domain-containing protein: protein MILRSAQPTNQSGFTIIELMMVVACIGILSTVAVTHFQEYKEKVYDHQARMQIRNLIIAEEGHYVANQSYPGSTGKEDNIPTSMAYLADVAEVPGISYGFSNSAEIGGGAQDGFILAACHPKSKKVFWFSSNTIPASLPLVGPRGVIFGKSATCPTSEMGGYVKSGGAG from the coding sequence ATGATTTTAAGATCTGCGCAACCAACTAATCAATCTGGATTTACGATTATTGAGTTGATGATGGTTGTAGCTTGTATTGGAATTTTATCTACAGTCGCTGTTACTCATTTCCAAGAATATAAAGAGAAGGTCTATGACCATCAGGCACGAATGCAAATTAGAAATTTGATCATTGCCGAAGAAGGTCACTACGTTGCAAATCAATCCTATCCTGGATCAACAGGTAAGGAAGATAATATACCCACTAGCATGGCATACTTAGCAGATGTAGCTGAAGTTCCAGGAATTAGCTATGGGTTTAGTAATAGCGCCGAGATTGGTGGTGGCGCGCAAGATGGATTTATTTTGGCGGCATGTCACCCAAAGAGTAAAAAAGTATTCTGGTTTTCATCTAATACTATTCCAGCTTCTTTGCCACTAGTCGGACCAAGAGGTGTGATTTTTGGTAAAAGCGCCACATGTCCTACGAGTGAAATGGGGGGATATGTTAAAAGTGGTGGCGCTGGATAG